GGAGGATGCTTGGATGAATTTAGACGATTGTTATAAAACCGAAGTCAGTGTTCATCTTACGAATTGGCCCAGCGTAAATAGAGAATTTATTGATGATAATCTCGAAAAAAAATGGGGCATGCTTTTAAGAGTAAGAGCCGAAATTTTAAAAGCTTTAGAAATAGCAAGAAGCGAAAAGTTGATAGGCAATCCTCTTGAAGCTATGGTTACAATATATTGTGATCCTGACCTCTTTGAGTTTTTGAGTTTAAACCAAGATGTTTTATCGTCTATTTTTATAGTTTCTCAGGTTGAGCTTGCGAGTTCAGATAGCAAAAAAGATAACGTTATTTTTCTTAGTGAAGAAATCCCAAATTTTGCAATTTTGATATCTAAGGCAAAAGGCAAAAAGTGTGAGCGTTGTTGGAATTATAGCAAAAGCGTGGGCGCGAATAGTGAACACCCGACGATTTGTTCCAAGTGCTTGGATGTTATAAAAAACATGACAGAATAAATTGAAATAAAACTTTAAAAAAACATAGTAGTAGTTTGATAAATTGTATATAATTCATTTGAAATTTAGATGGCACTAAAGAAATCTTGAAATAGGAGGGCGATTGCAATAGACGACAAGAGATTAGTGATTTTAAAAGAAAAGTTAGAAAGTGAAAAAAGACGATTAGAGGAAGAGCTAAAAGAAATTGAAGAGGGAAATTTAAAAGAAACGCAAAATGAAACTACTGGCGAAAATTCTTTTGAGGACAATTTTGCAGACAGTGGAACGGCAACATTTGAGCGTGAAAAAGATCTTTCGTTAGAAATAAACATAAAAGACTTACTCTCACGGGTTAATGGTGCTCTCGAGCGTTTTAAAAAAGGAACATATGGAAAATGTTTTATGTGTGGTGGTGATATAGATCCGGCAAGATTAAAGTCTTTACCCTATGCGGATCTATGTATTGAATGCAAAAAGAAAGAAGAAAGTAGCTGGTAGTTTAGTGCTATAAACTACCGGTTTATCTGGCCTGCCTGTACCAAGCTGGTCTGACGATATGTTTTAAAACGAAGCAATTTAAAAAAGTTTTTATCCAAAGGATAATTGTACACTGGACAAAAATGATTGATTGGTTCGTTTTCTTATTCGCCTA
This is a stretch of genomic DNA from Candidatus Oleimmundimicrobium sp.. It encodes these proteins:
- a CDS encoding TraR/DksA C4-type zinc finger protein; the protein is MILKEKLESEKRRLEEELKEIEEGNLKETQNETTGENSFEDNFADSGTATFEREKDLSLEINIKDLLSRVNGALERFKKGTYGKCFMCGGDIDPARLKSLPYADLCIECKKKEESSW